In the Nicotiana tabacum cultivar K326 chromosome 16, ASM71507v2, whole genome shotgun sequence genome, one interval contains:
- the LOC107809333 gene encoding uncharacterized protein LOC107809333: MLFRNAILVKMLFFSGYGLKAHELFQKFVEFCRYQPPIPADQVRPVIEYDYAGGRFNNGVPGYGGGRGYNGRGRNGGRGRGAYRGRGNNYVGLAGSMPIQGQGRGQGLGWSRGRGQGIKSNGPLQAPAAYV, translated from the exons ATGCTTTTTCGAAATGCCATACTAGTCAAAATGCTATTTTTTTCAGGTTATGGCTTAAAGGCGCATGAATTATTTCAAAAGTTTGTAGAATTTTGCAGGTACCAACCACCTATTCCAGCAGATCAAGTAAGACCAGTGATTGAATATGACTATGCAGGAG GACGTTTTAACAATGGCGTGCCCGGATATGGTGGAGGGCGTGGATATAATGGGAGAGGCCGAAATGGAGGAAGAGGTCGTGGTGCTTATCGTGGACGTGGTAACAACTATGTTGGACTAGCTGGTTCAATGCCCATTCAGGGCCAGG GCCGAGGCCAAGGACTAGGATGGAGTAGAGGTCGTGGTCAGGGTATTAAATCAAATGGTCCTCTCCAGGCACCAGCTGCCTATGTCTGA